CACCGTCACCTTGGCGCTGGGTTCCTTGCTGAGCAGCTCGGGGAGCAGCCCATGGGCCGCCGGCTCCTTGAAGCCGCTGCGCTTGGCCGCCAGCAGGGAGCTGTCGCTGGTGATGGCGGCGCAGCGGCCCTGCTCGTAGGCCGGATAAGCCTGCTCGCCCGACTGGAACCGCAGCGGCTGGTAGGGGATCCCCAGTTCGCGCATGCGATCGGCCAGGTTCAGCTCGGTGTTGGTGCCGCTCTCGACGCAGATCGGCTTGCCGGCCAGCTGTCGCAGGCTGCGGATGCCGCTGGCCACCGGCACCATCACCCCCTGGCCGTCATAGAAGAAGACAGGCCCAAAGCTGAGGGCATTGCCCCCCGGGGCGTCACGGCTGAGGGTGTGGGTGGAGCTGATCGAGAGCAGATCCACCTCGCCGCTGCTCAGGGCCACGAAACGCTCGCCGGCCGTCACCGGCCGGAACTCCACCTTGCTGGGGTCACCGAGCACCGCGGCGGCCACCGCTCGGCAGAAGTCGGCGTCGATGCCCACGAAGGCGCCGCCGGGGCCCACCGTGCTGAATCCCGGCACCGCCCCATCGACGGCGCAGACCAGCCGTCCCCGCTCGCGGATCTTGGCCATGGTGGGGCTGCCGGGGGCGTCGTTGCCGGCGGCGCAGCCCACCAGGCCGGCGAACAGGCCTCCCAGGACCGCCAGCAGCCCCGCTCTGGTCATCCGGGCAGGATCACCCGGTCGATCACGTGCACGATGCCGTTGTCACAGACGATGTCGGCGGAGACGACGGTGGCGTTCTTGACCTCGAAGGGCTCGGCCCGGCGGATCGCCACCGGCGCCCCTTCCAGGCTCTCCCATTCCGGCTGCGTCACCAGTTGCTCCCGCAGGTAGGCGCCGGAGAGCACATGGAATTTGAGGATCCGGGCCAGCTGGGGGACGTTGTCCACCAGGGTCTGGACCGTGCCCGGGGGCAGGGCCGCGAAGGCGTCGTCGACGGGGGCGAAGACGGTGAAGGGGCCGGGGCTCTCCAGGGCGCCGGTGAGACCGGCCACCTCGACGGCGGTGAGCAGGGTGCCGAAGACCCCGGCTCCCTTGGCGGTTTCGATGATGTTGGCCATGGGAGTCTCCTAGCGGTAGTCCTGGGTCTGGATCTGGGGCAGGCGCGCCTCGGGCCGCAGGAAGCGATCCATCTGGGCCTCGAAGAACTTCCGGTTGGCCATCAGATGGACAGGGTCGGTGTCATCGAGGGGATAGAGCAGGGCGCAGCGCAGGGCCTGGATCACCGCCGAGGTGACGTTGTACATGGAGCGCTGGAAGGTGATGCCCAGCTGGATGAGCTTGTCCTCATCGCCACGCTTGTGGTGCTTGTAAAGCTCCTCCAGATAGGGCGGCAGGAAATGCAGCATGTCCTGCATCAGCAGGGTGGGAGGGATGCCGGCCGAGCCCACGGGGAACACGTCGGCATAGAGGATGCCGTAGTGAAAATCGGCCTGATCGGCAGGTACCTGATAGGCCTGGGCGTTGTAGCTCTTGGTGCCGCGAAATGGCGCCGTGCGATAGAAGACCGCCTCCACGTAGGGGAGAGCCGCTTCATAGAGCCAGGTGAAGCCTTCGCTCTTGGGGATGATCTCGAAACACTCGCCCTTGATGTAAACGTGGTGATAGATGGGCCGGCCCGCTACGGCGAAGATCCCGTTCACCAGGAAGTTCATGGCGTCAGGAACACCCTTGAAACCTCCCTCGTCGTAGATGTCGCTCATCTCGAAGAACACCGGCGCCATCACCTCCCAGAACAGGCCGAGGTTGGCGTAGTAGCTCATCTTCTTCACCTGCTCCATGAACATCTCAGGGAACAGGCGATAGAGGCCAAGCATCAGCGGATTGCCGCGGAAGTAGGCCTTGATGGCGCGATCGGCGTTGACCCGGTAAGCGTCACTGGCGAGATAGTCGTAGAAGCGGCCGCCCATGCCCTGATGCCAGAGCATGGCTTCCATGCACGCCTCGGCGAACTCCATGTTGATCCGGTCGTGCCAGAGGTGATGGAGCAGCTTCGACATCTTGCCGGTTTCGCCCTTCTCCATGAACTCCAGCAGTTCAGGATGGGCCTTTTCACCACCACGCCAGATCCGCAGCTTCGACTGATCGCCCGCGTAGGAATTGGGGAGATCGAGGTACTCCTGGCTGGGAAAGTACTTGAAGGCCGGGAGGGGATCGAGGAACACCTGCTCGGCGATGTAGAGCAGGTCGCGCCAGTAGAAGTCCATCGGCACGGCATAGGCCTTGTAAATGCCGATGATCTGCATCAGGTTCTCCGGCGTGTCCGGCAGCATCGAGCCGCCGGCCTCCAGCCGGTGGATCACATCGGCATAGCGATGGGTGGAGGGCGGGATCAGGGGAGCGGTGACGGTCTCGGTGGCCGTGGCGGTGGGGGGTGTCATGACGTGCGCAGCTCCGAGGCGGAAGGGAGGGTGACGGCGACCAGGGGGGAGGCGGCGGCGGCGAGGGTGAGGGGCTGGGCGGCATCCCGGCTGAGGAACGGCTGGGTGCGCAGGGCCAGGCCAGTGGATTCGGTCTCACTCCAGCCCGTGAGGGCCGTAGGCCAGAGCCCCGCCGCGATCACCAGAACGGTGAGGGCCATGGCCGGCGCCCGCTCGCTCCAGCAGGTGGAGCTCCATTCGGCGCGCTCGTTATCGAGGCGGCCGAAGCCCACCCTGTTGAAGAGGCGGATGGCGTAGACGGCGGTGAAGCCCGAGGCGATCAGGCTGACCAGGGTGGCGCGGGGGAAGGTGGTCCAGCTGCCCTCGAACACCATCAGCTCGGCCGGGAAGCCCGCCAGGCCGGGGATGCCGGCGGCCGCCATCATGGCCAGCAGCAGCATGCCCATGGTGAAGGGCAGCCCGCGCAGCGGATTCATCAGGCCCGAGAGCTCGGGGATGGACGTGGTGCCAGTCTTGCGTTCAATCAGGCCGACGCAGGCGAACAGCAGGGCCACGATGATGCCGTGGGCGAGCATCTGGGCCACCGCCCCCTGCAGACTCAGGGGGGTGGCGGCCGAGAGCCCAAGCACCAGCAGGCCCATGTGGCCGAGGGAGCTGAAGGCCATCAGGCGGCGGATGTCGCTCTGGGCGATGGCGTTGAGCGCCCCGTAGACCGCGCTGATGGCGCCGGCAGCGGCGATCCAGGGCGACCAGGCGGCCCAGGTGTCCGGAAGGAAGCCCACGCCGAAGCGCAGCAGGCCGTAGGCGCCCAGCTTGGAGACGGAGCCCGCCAGCAGCATCACCACCGGGGTGGGGGCCTGGCCGTAGGTGAAGGGCTGCCAGCCGTGCAGGGGAAAGACAGGAAGCTTCAGGCCGAAGGAGAGCAGCAGCAGCGCCAGGATCCAGCGTTGGGCCGTGGGGGAGAACTGGGCCTGGCGAAGATCCTCGAAAGCGAAGAGCGGACCGGCGGGATTGAACCAGGCGAAGGCCAGCACGGCCGCCAGCAGGGCCAGGCCGGAGACGGCGCTGTAGAGCAGGAAACGCACCGCGGCACCGGCCCGTTTCTCGCCCCCCCAGACCGCCACCAGCAGGGTGATCGGGATCAGCACCAGCTCGAAGGCCAGGAGGAACAGCAGGGCGTTGCGGGCCAGCAATCCCGCGACCACACCCAGGTTGGTGGCCAGCATCAGGGAGAAGAACAGCCGCGGCCGGGACTGGTCAGCCGCTGCCGAGAGGATCGAAAGAGAGGTGATCAGCGCGGTGAGCAGCACCAGCGGCAGCGAGAGGCCATCCAGACCGAGATCGAGCCGGAGGCCGAGTTTCGGCAGCCAGGAAAGCTGCAGGTCGGCGGGGGGGTACTGCCAACAGAGCAGGCCCACCAGGAGCTGAAGGGCGCCGAACAGGGCCGCGATGCCGCGGACCCGAACGGAAGGAACGGTGGCCGGCAGCAGGGGCAGCAGCAGGGTGCCGGCCAGGGGTGCGGCCAGGAGAAGCAGGAGCGAGGACGATCCCATCAGCGGAACGGGCGAACGAGTTCGGACGAAACGGAAGGGGCGGAGGCCAGCAGCCAGGCGGCCATCAGCAGCACCCCGAGAAGGAGGGTGAGGGCATAGGCCTGGGTGCGGCCGGAGGTGGTGAAGCTGAGGCGGCGGGCACCCTCGAGGGCGGCGCTGCCGGAGGCACCACTGAAGCCCTCGAACAGCCGGTCATCCGACCAGGCGCTGAGCCGGGCCAAGGCCACCACCAGCCACACCACGGTGCGGTGGTAGAAGCGCTCGGTCTGCATGTCGTGGGCCAGCCAGTCCTGCAGGCCGCCGAGGGCGGCGGGCAGATGGGCCAGGGGGTGGGGCCGCAGGTAAAACGCCGCCGAGAGGCCGCCGCCCACGAGGGTGGAGATCAGCAGGGGCACCGCCAGCGGACCCCAGCCCGGAAGGGGGGACAGGGCGAAGACACCGTTGATCACCATCAGCTGCGGCAGGTGCAGCACCAGCCCCATCAGCACGAGGGTGGGCAGGGCCATCAGCCACAGCACCTCCGGGGAGCGGGTTGTGAACACCGAGGGACGGCCTCCGAAGATCAGGCCGAACACGCGGATCAGGCCGGCGCTGATCAGGGCATTGGTGAACAGCACCAGGGAGCCGAGCAGCACGGGGTGGGAGCTCTCGGCGGTCAACTCAAGCAGCTCGCGCAGGGCGGCGAAGCCACCGAAGGGTGGCAGTGCCATCAGGCCGGCCGCGCCTGTGAGGAAGGCCAAGCCCATCAGCGGACGCTTGCTCCACAGGCCCCCGAGCTGGGTGAGGTCCTGGGTGACGTTGGTGATCACGATGGCGCCGATCACCATCAACATCAGCGCCATCGGCAGGGGATACACCAGCATCAGGTGATCGGCCACGCTGATGCCGCCCAGACCCACCGCCACGAACAGCAGGCCGAGCCAGCTGCTCACCAGGAAGGAGAGGGCGCGCTTCACATCGATCTGGGCGAGGGCGATCAGGGAGGCCACCAGTGCGGTGGTTCCGCCCACGATCACGAGCACGGTCTGCACCAGGGGGCTCAGTTCGATCAGGGGCTCAAGCCGCAGCAGCACCCAGGCACCGCCCACCACCACCACCGAGTTACGGAGCACGGTGGAGGGCAAGGGACTCTCCATGGCCTCATCGAGCCACAGGTGGAGGGGGATCTGGGCGCACTTGCCCATCGGCCCGGCGATCAAGGCCAGCAGGATCAACGGCAGAAACTGGGGAAGGGGGTTGCCGTTGTTGATCTGATCGGCGGCCCAGGCCTGCAGCCCGTGGAAGTTCCAGGTGCCGGTGATCGGCAGCAGGGCGATCAGGCCCGCCAGCAGGATCAGGTCGCCGATCCGCTTGGTGAGGAACGCATCGCGTGCGCCCTTGACCACCAGGGGCTGGTTGTACCAGGTGCCCACGATCAGGTAGGTACCCAGGGTGAGCAGCTCGAGGATCACATAGCTGAAGAACAGCGAGTCCGTGAGCACCAGGGCGCACAGACCGGCCTCGAAGAAGCTCAGGGACCCGAAGAAGCGGGGCCAGCCCCAGTCCATCTCCAGATAGCCGATGGCGTAGATCTGCACCAGCACATGCAGGCCGGTGATCACCGTCATCGCGATCAGGGCCGGCTCGGTGATCAGGCCGTCGAAGCTCACCTTGAGCCCGGCGGTCTCCAGCCAGGTCCAGCCGAAGGAGAGGGGCTTGTAGAGAGCGGCCGCACCGGCGGCGGAATTGGAATGCAGCGCCATCAGGGCGGCGGCGCTGTGGACGAAGGCCACGCTCACCAGGGTGAGGTTGAGATAGCCGCAGGGGCGTGGGCCCGTGCGTGAGATCAGCCCCGGAGACCACAGCAGCGACAGCAGGGACGCCACCAGGGGGTAGAGCGGAACCAGCCAGGCCGTCTGGGCGAAGAACAGGGTCATGGCGGGAGAACGGTCGGGACCGGAGATGGCCCGCGTGGTGGCGAACACTAAGATCCCAGGCGCCGGGCGGAGGCCTTTCCAGGAAGGAAAGACCTATAGCTTCTCCAAGCACTCGTTATCAGTCAGCCGGGGACGGACCGGGACTCAGGCGTTGGCGCTGCGGCGCCGGCGCCACAGGCGCCACACCTTCTCCAGTTCCAGGTACAGGAAGAACACCAGACTGAAGCCCACGCAGATGCCCAGGTCACGGCCCGAGAGGGGCACGGTGCCGAAGAATGTGGCCAGCACCGGCACGTACAGCAGCGACAACTGCAGCAGGGTGGTGAACACCACCGCTCCCAGCAGCCAGGGATTGGTGAAGGGATTGACCTGCACCAGAGGACGGTCGCTGCGGGCGGCAAGCGCGTGGCCCATCTGGGCCAGGCACAGCATCGTGAAGACCATCGTCTTCCAGGGGGCGCCGGAGCGGGAGGCGTAGACCATCATCGTGATCGTGATGGCGGCGAACACCACGCCGATGCGCAGGATGTAGCTGCCGATCCCCCGGGCGAAGATCGACTCGCCGGGTTCGGCGGGTGGCCGCTGCATCAGGCCGGCCTCGCCGGGCTCCAGGGCCAGGGCCAGGGCGGGCACCCCGTCGGTCACCAGGTTCATCCAGAGGATCTGGATCGGGGTCATCGGCACCCCCACCAGACCCAGCAGCGGGGCGGAGGCGATCGTGATCAGCTCGCCCACATTGCTGCCGAGGATGTACTTGATGAAGCGCCGGATGTTGGCGTACACCAGCCGCCCCTGCTCCACGGCGTTGACGATCGTGGCGAAGTTGTCATCGAGCAGCACCATGTCGGAGGCCTCCTTGCTCACCTCGGTGCCGGTGATGCCCATGGCCACGCCGATGTGGGCCTGCTTCAGGGCCGGGGCGTCGTTGACGCCGTCGCCGGTCATGGCGACGACCTGCCCCAGCCCCTGGAGCGCCTTGACGATGCGCAGCTTCTGCTCCGGCGCCACCCGGGCGTAGACGTTGCAGCGGCCGACGATGGCGGCCAGCTCGCCGGCATCGGCCTCCTCCAGCTGGCGGCCCAGCACCACCTCGGCCCCGCTGTCCACCAGGCCGATGTTGACGCCGATCGCCCGGGCAGTGAGGGGATGGTCGCCGGTGATCATCACCGGCCGGATTCCTGCCTCGCGGCAGCGGGAGACCGCCATGGCCACCTCGGGGCGGGCGGGATCGAGCTGGGCCATCAGACCGAGCAAGACCTGGTGCTGCAGTTCCTGCTCGGGGCTGGGGTGGTGGGGAGCGCAGGCGAAGGCGAGCACCCGCAGGCCGGAGGCGGCCAGGTCACGCGCCTGGTCCAGCCACCACTGGCGCTGCTCCTCGCTGAGGGCCGCCACGCCGGAGCCATCGAGCCAGCGGTCACAGGTGCCGAGGATCACCTCGGGGGCCCCCTTGCTGATCATCAAGGTGGCCGAACCGGTGGCACTGGCCCCCAGGGGAGCTTGCAGGGTGCCTTCGCTGTCCTGCACCCAGACGGCCATGAGCTGCCTTTCCGAGCTGAAGGGGATCTCCGCCTCTCGCTTGTAGTGGCTGCGCA
This genomic stretch from Cyanobium gracile PCC 6307 harbors:
- a CDS encoding NAD(P)H-quinone oxidoreductase subunit F, translated to MTLFFAQTAWLVPLYPLVASLLSLLWSPGLISRTGPRPCGYLNLTLVSVAFVHSAAALMALHSNSAAGAAALYKPLSFGWTWLETAGLKVSFDGLITEPALIAMTVITGLHVLVQIYAIGYLEMDWGWPRFFGSLSFFEAGLCALVLTDSLFFSYVILELLTLGTYLIVGTWYNQPLVVKGARDAFLTKRIGDLILLAGLIALLPITGTWNFHGLQAWAADQINNGNPLPQFLPLILLALIAGPMGKCAQIPLHLWLDEAMESPLPSTVLRNSVVVVGGAWVLLRLEPLIELSPLVQTVLVIVGGTTALVASLIALAQIDVKRALSFLVSSWLGLLFVAVGLGGISVADHLMLVYPLPMALMLMVIGAIVITNVTQDLTQLGGLWSKRPLMGLAFLTGAAGLMALPPFGGFAALRELLELTAESSHPVLLGSLVLFTNALISAGLIRVFGLIFGGRPSVFTTRSPEVLWLMALPTLVLMGLVLHLPQLMVINGVFALSPLPGWGPLAVPLLISTLVGGGLSAAFYLRPHPLAHLPAALGGLQDWLAHDMQTERFYHRTVVWLVVALARLSAWSDDRLFEGFSGASGSAALEGARRLSFTTSGRTQAYALTLLLGVLLMAAWLLASAPSVSSELVRPFR
- a CDS encoding fasciclin domain-containing protein, which translates into the protein MANIIETAKGAGVFGTLLTAVEVAGLTGALESPGPFTVFAPVDDAFAALPPGTVQTLVDNVPQLARILKFHVLSGAYLREQLVTQPEWESLEGAPVAIRRAEPFEVKNATVVSADIVCDNGIVHVIDRVILPG
- a CDS encoding NADH-quinone oxidoreductase subunit M, with the translated sequence MGSSSLLLLLAAPLAGTLLLPLLPATVPSVRVRGIAALFGALQLLVGLLCWQYPPADLQLSWLPKLGLRLDLGLDGLSLPLVLLTALITSLSILSAAADQSRPRLFFSLMLATNLGVVAGLLARNALLFLLAFELVLIPITLLVAVWGGEKRAGAAVRFLLYSAVSGLALLAAVLAFAWFNPAGPLFAFEDLRQAQFSPTAQRWILALLLLSFGLKLPVFPLHGWQPFTYGQAPTPVVMLLAGSVSKLGAYGLLRFGVGFLPDTWAAWSPWIAAAGAISAVYGALNAIAQSDIRRLMAFSSLGHMGLLVLGLSAATPLSLQGAVAQMLAHGIIVALLFACVGLIERKTGTTSIPELSGLMNPLRGLPFTMGMLLLAMMAAAGIPGLAGFPAELMVFEGSWTTFPRATLVSLIASGFTAVYAIRLFNRVGFGRLDNERAEWSSTCWSERAPAMALTVLVIAAGLWPTALTGWSETESTGLALRTQPFLSRDAAQPLTLAAAASPLVAVTLPSASELRTS
- a CDS encoding amino acid ABC transporter substrate-binding protein; translated protein: MTRAGLLAVLGGLFAGLVGCAAGNDAPGSPTMAKIRERGRLVCAVDGAVPGFSTVGPGGAFVGIDADFCRAVAAAVLGDPSKVEFRPVTAGERFVALSSGEVDLLSISSTHTLSRDAPGGNALSFGPVFFYDGQGVMVPVASGIRSLRQLAGKPICVESGTNTELNLADRMRELGIPYQPLRFQSGEQAYPAYEQGRCAAITSDSSLLAAKRSGFKEPAAHGLLPELLSKEPSAKVTVQADPAWADAVRWISHTLVQAEESGLTQANIEARLAAARRDPSQAEARRFLGIEGDFGRQLGLPADFTVRVVKAVGHYGELFERHLGRATPLGLERGLNRLWSQGGLHIAPPFR
- a CDS encoding cation-translocating P-type ATPase encodes the protein MTASPAASPWHALAPEECLKGLEASADGLSTAQCAERLARVGLNRLELKAGRSNLRILWDQFSNVMLIMLLAVAAVSAGVAYAAQRFPKDAIAIVLIVGLNALLGYLQESRAQQALQALRDMAQPLVTVRRDGIWERLPSEQLVPGDLIRVEAGDRVPADARLLEVAELGLREAALTGEAEAVNKLAVLVLEPGTPVLERQNCLFQGTEVVRGRGLGVVTATGMQTELGKIAEMINTAGGETTPLQERLDGLANVLVGSALALVAVVVLLGWLLGQRLLDLLEVALSMAVAIVPEGLPAVITVTLAIGTQRMVQRAALIRRLPAVEALGSVTVICTDKTGTLTLNRQVVQELRSGTTALAVSGNGYDPHGEFRATDLAPPAGATGGLAPGGRNLLLQAGVLCSDAELKQEPDGRWEILGDPTEGALVVAAAKADLDGFALRSHYKREAEIPFSSERQLMAVWVQDSEGTLQAPLGASATGSATLMISKGAPEVILGTCDRWLDGSGVAALSEEQRQWWLDQARDLAASGLRVLAFACAPHHPSPEQELQHQVLLGLMAQLDPARPEVAMAVSRCREAGIRPVMITGDHPLTARAIGVNIGLVDSGAEVVLGRQLEEADAGELAAIVGRCNVYARVAPEQKLRIVKALQGLGQVVAMTGDGVNDAPALKQAHIGVAMGITGTEVSKEASDMVLLDDNFATIVNAVEQGRLVYANIRRFIKYILGSNVGELITIASAPLLGLVGVPMTPIQILWMNLVTDGVPALALALEPGEAGLMQRPPAEPGESIFARGIGSYILRIGVVFAAITITMMVYASRSGAPWKTMVFTMLCLAQMGHALAARSDRPLVQVNPFTNPWLLGAVVFTTLLQLSLLYVPVLATFFGTVPLSGRDLGICVGFSLVFFLYLELEKVWRLWRRRRSANA
- a CDS encoding CO2 hydration protein, giving the protein MTPPTATATETVTAPLIPPSTHRYADVIHRLEAGGSMLPDTPENLMQIIGIYKAYAVPMDFYWRDLLYIAEQVFLDPLPAFKYFPSQEYLDLPNSYAGDQSKLRIWRGGEKAHPELLEFMEKGETGKMSKLLHHLWHDRINMEFAEACMEAMLWHQGMGGRFYDYLASDAYRVNADRAIKAYFRGNPLMLGLYRLFPEMFMEQVKKMSYYANLGLFWEVMAPVFFEMSDIYDEGGFKGVPDAMNFLVNGIFAVAGRPIYHHVYIKGECFEIIPKSEGFTWLYEAALPYVEAVFYRTAPFRGTKSYNAQAYQVPADQADFHYGILYADVFPVGSAGIPPTLLMQDMLHFLPPYLEELYKHHKRGDEDKLIQLGITFQRSMYNVTSAVIQALRCALLYPLDDTDPVHLMANRKFFEAQMDRFLRPEARLPQIQTQDYR